The Metabacillus schmidteae genome has a segment encoding these proteins:
- a CDS encoding 5-methyltetrahydropteroyltriglutamate--homocysteine S-methyltransferase — protein sequence MTKTLVKAPFRADHVGSLLRPERIHNARKDFQAGTITAQQLHDIETEEIKKVVDKQIEVGLQAVTDGEFRRRFWHTDFLEHLNGVEGYVPGHGFKFNGEETERYDVRVTGKISFNPDHPHVKEFIEFKEIVGDRAVAKQTIPSPNQLFNAGIRNLDIYPDLEEYTNDVIQTYRDAIKAFYDAGCRYLQLDDVYIAGLNAPEIPFNDSGYSREQLIDLALRVANGVLEDKPEDLIITTHLCRGNYRSTWAFEGSYAKIAPTLFAKEKVNGFFLEYDDDRSGDFAPLEYIPNGGPQVVLGVFTSKHGKLEDKENIKARVEEATKYVPLEQICISPQCGFASTHHGNILTEEEQWEKLKYIVDISKEIWG from the coding sequence ATGACAAAAACATTAGTAAAAGCACCATTTAGAGCAGATCACGTGGGAAGTTTATTAAGACCGGAACGAATTCATAACGCTAGAAAAGATTTTCAGGCAGGAACAATTACAGCTCAACAATTACATGATATTGAAACAGAAGAAATAAAAAAAGTTGTAGACAAGCAAATTGAAGTTGGCCTGCAAGCTGTAACAGATGGAGAATTCCGCCGCAGATTTTGGCATACAGACTTTTTAGAGCATTTAAATGGTGTAGAAGGATATGTGCCAGGTCATGGGTTTAAATTCAATGGTGAAGAAACAGAAAGATACGATGTACGAGTAACTGGAAAAATCTCATTTAATCCGGATCATCCACACGTAAAAGAATTTATTGAATTTAAAGAAATCGTTGGTGATCGTGCGGTTGCAAAACAAACAATTCCTAGTCCTAACCAATTATTCAATGCAGGAATTCGCAATTTAGACATTTATCCAGACCTTGAAGAATATACAAATGATGTTATCCAAACATACCGTGATGCTATTAAAGCTTTTTATGATGCTGGTTGTCGGTACCTGCAGCTTGATGATGTATACATTGCAGGACTGAACGCACCGGAAATTCCGTTTAATGATAGTGGCTATTCTCGTGAACAGTTAATCGACTTAGCCTTACGAGTGGCAAATGGTGTATTAGAGGATAAACCGGAAGATCTTATTATTACAACACATCTTTGCCGTGGTAATTACCGTTCAACATGGGCATTTGAAGGCAGCTATGCTAAAATCGCGCCAACATTATTTGCAAAAGAAAAAGTAAACGGATTTTTCTTAGAATATGATGATGATCGTTCTGGAGATTTTGCACCGTTAGAATACATTCCAAATGGAGGACCACAAGTCGTTCTTGGGGTATTCACATCAAAGCATGGCAAGCTGGAAGATAAAGAAAACATTAAGGCACGTGTGGAAGAAGCAACAAAATATGTACCACTTGAGCAAATTTGTATTAGTCCACAATGTGGCTTTGCTTCAACTCATCATGGAAATATCCTAACAGAAGAAGAACAATGGGAGAAGTTAAAGTATATCGTTGATATTTCGAAAGAGATTTGGGGATAA
- a CDS encoding TetR/AcrR family transcriptional regulator — MSSSKLDRRKKYTQMVLKDSLMQLLKEKQISSITVKEICEWADINRSTFYSHFTDQFDLLDKIENELIDDMAGYLHQCNFENDQDDLQMIEKLLEYFASKHEVCQTLLNEKVDTTFQNKFAQDIFMKNWKADKQLSKEMSMYLSIFTISGSIYTIKSWLNQGMDKSPKEMAEIINHVIKNGLNGMKGHGDRSIVPK, encoded by the coding sequence ATGTCTAGTTCAAAACTGGATCGACGTAAAAAATATACGCAAATGGTATTAAAGGATAGTCTTATGCAACTATTAAAGGAAAAACAGATTTCCTCTATTACAGTTAAAGAAATATGTGAATGGGCTGATATTAATCGATCTACATTCTATTCTCATTTCACAGATCAGTTTGATCTTCTTGACAAAATAGAAAATGAGTTGATTGATGATATGGCTGGGTATTTACATCAGTGTAACTTTGAAAATGATCAAGACGATCTCCAGATGATTGAGAAATTATTGGAATACTTCGCATCAAAGCACGAGGTGTGTCAGACACTTCTTAATGAAAAAGTAGACACGACATTTCAAAACAAATTTGCACAGGATATCTTTATGAAAAACTGGAAAGCTGATAAACAACTAAGTAAGGAAATGTCTATGTATTTAAGTATTTTTACTATTAGCGGGAGTATCTATACGATTAAATCATGGCTAAATCAAGGTATGGATAAATCCCCAAAAGAAATGGCAGAAATCATTAATCATGTAATAAAAAATGGATTAAATGGAATGAAGGGACATGGGGACAGGTCAATTGTCCCAAAGTAA
- a CDS encoding efflux RND transporter permease subunit, which translates to MILTIICSLASLTVSVNYDMTDYLPDDAQSTKALDIMEQEFEGGVPSNRVMVNDVTIQEALAFKKELAVIDGVSDVTWLDDAIDIKAPLEMADEETVETYYKDGKALFSFSIRDGDEVAITDEIYKLIGEENAMAGESLNTATQQKMAGTESMYAAALLVPIIIIILVVSTTSWVEPVLFLTAIGVSILINMGTNMFLGEVSFVTQSVAPILQLAVSLDYAIFLLHSFSDYRKKIADPQEAMQLAMKKSFSAITASASTTFFGFIALSFMNFEIGSDLGINLVKGILLSFISVMVFLPALTLVFYKWIDKTQHKPLLPYIKNKGNAVMKMKIPSLLIVFLLVVPAFLAQSQTNFIYGIGDQPEETRAGSDIVKIKEHFGESTPLVLLVPKGDIAKEEELVQELENIENVSSVLAYVNTVSSAIPPEYLDPSVTEQFYSENYSRLILQTDTKTEGEEAFKLIDQVHSSAEKYYDHVYSVGESVTLYDIKNTVQKDNTLVNLLTIITIAFVLIVTFKSISIPIVLLLTIQTAVWINLSVPYFTDSSLVYVGYLLISIIQLAATVDYAILLTDAYKEYRQDMTALEAMKKTLDEKIFSIGISGAILSSVGFILWITSTNPIVSSIGLLLGRGAMLAFIMVVFFLPAMFLVFDKLIAKTTLKANFYKEKK; encoded by the coding sequence ATGATCCTTACCATCATCTGTTCCTTGGCATCATTAACAGTATCAGTAAACTATGATATGACAGATTACTTGCCGGATGATGCACAGTCAACAAAAGCATTGGACATCATGGAGCAGGAGTTTGAGGGGGGTGTTCCGTCGAACCGAGTTATGGTTAATGATGTGACCATTCAGGAAGCTCTTGCTTTTAAAAAGGAATTAGCTGTGATTGATGGTGTGTCAGATGTTACGTGGTTAGATGATGCGATCGATATAAAAGCTCCACTCGAAATGGCAGATGAAGAGACTGTTGAAACCTATTATAAGGATGGAAAAGCATTATTTTCGTTTAGTATTCGCGATGGAGATGAAGTTGCCATAACAGATGAAATCTATAAGCTTATTGGTGAGGAAAATGCGATGGCAGGGGAATCTCTGAATACGGCCACACAACAAAAAATGGCTGGAACGGAATCTATGTATGCAGCTGCTTTGTTAGTTCCTATTATTATTATCATTTTAGTTGTTTCAACAACATCCTGGGTAGAGCCGGTGTTATTTTTAACAGCTATAGGTGTGTCAATCTTAATAAATATGGGTACAAATATGTTTCTCGGCGAAGTATCCTTTGTGACTCAATCTGTTGCTCCAATCTTACAGCTGGCGGTATCACTTGATTATGCGATTTTCCTTCTACATAGTTTTTCAGATTATCGGAAGAAAATAGCTGATCCACAAGAAGCTATGCAGCTTGCCATGAAAAAATCGTTCTCTGCGATCACGGCAAGTGCGTCAACAACCTTTTTTGGGTTTATTGCACTCTCGTTTATGAACTTTGAAATTGGTTCAGATTTAGGGATTAACTTAGTAAAAGGTATTTTATTAAGTTTCATTAGTGTAATGGTCTTTTTACCGGCACTTACGCTAGTGTTTTATAAATGGATTGATAAAACGCAGCATAAACCATTACTTCCTTATATAAAGAACAAAGGTAATGCAGTAATGAAAATGAAAATTCCCAGCTTACTTATTGTTTTTTTATTAGTTGTACCGGCATTTTTGGCACAAAGTCAGACAAATTTTATCTATGGAATCGGTGATCAACCAGAAGAAACAAGAGCTGGCAGCGATATAGTCAAAATTAAAGAGCATTTTGGTGAAAGCACACCACTCGTATTGCTGGTACCAAAAGGAGATATTGCGAAAGAAGAAGAGTTAGTTCAAGAATTAGAAAATATTGAGAATGTGTCCAGCGTACTTGCTTATGTAAACACTGTTAGTTCGGCGATTCCACCTGAGTATTTGGATCCTTCTGTAACAGAGCAATTTTACTCAGAAAATTATAGTCGATTAATTCTTCAAACAGATACGAAAACCGAGGGAGAAGAGGCGTTTAAATTAATTGATCAAGTCCATAGCAGCGCAGAAAAATATTATGATCATGTCTATTCAGTTGGTGAAAGCGTCACATTATATGATATAAAAAATACCGTTCAAAAGGATAATACGTTGGTGAATCTTTTGACCATTATTACGATTGCGTTTGTCCTGATCGTTACATTTAAATCGATCTCCATTCCAATCGTCCTGCTTTTGACGATTCAGACAGCGGTATGGATTAATCTCTCGGTTCCATATTTTACAGATTCTTCATTAGTTTATGTGGGATACCTGTTGATCAGTATTATTCAGCTTGCGGCGACAGTTGATTATGCGATTCTTTTAACAGATGCTTATAAAGAATATCGACAGGACATGACGGCACTCGAAGCGATGAAGAAAACATTAGATGAGAAGATTTTCTCTATTGGAATTTCCGGAGCTATTTTATCGAGCGTAGGGTTTATCTTATGGATTACATCCACAAATCCAATTGTTTCTTCAATCGGGTTATTGCTTGGAAGAGGGGCAATGCTTGCCTTTATTATGGTCGTTTTCTTCCTGCCGGCAATGTTTTTGGTTTTTGATAAGCTGATTGCAAAAACAACGTTAAAAGCAAACTTTTATAAGGAGAAGAAATGA